The window ATCCTGAAACAAGTTCAGGATGACATCTAGGTGAGCAAATGCCAACCTGGATCCTGGCTCAGGTCTCGCAGCCCGGGATTGCTCTCACGTATCAGATTCCATTTCCAGGCCCGCCGCCAGTTCTTCAACTGCTTCTCCCGAGTGATAGCATTGTGTACCTCTCCGAACGTCTCGAACCAAAGCAGGTCATGCACCCGATAGCGCTTCGTAAATCCCTCAACGGCTCCGCTCCGGTGTTCCGGAAGCCGTCGGGCGAGGTCGTTCGTTACGCCGCAATAGAGCACCGTGCGCGTACGGTTCTAGAGGAAGTAGACATGGTAGCGGTGACGATTCATCCAGCTAGACTTCCCCAGAATTGTCATGCTGAACTTGGTTCAGCATCTCAGCGATGCCACGAGGTGCTGCAATCGTCAGAGATCCTGAAACGAGTTCAGGATGACAAGAGAGGCGGTTCGGAAATGGCCCAAGGGGTGGAGCAATGGGTGTAGTTCGGTGCCAGCGTCATGGTAGACAGTCGGGAGTCATGTGCCGTAACCATATTGATCTGGCAATCAAAGAGCGAAGCTTGAAGGACGGCGTGGCCGAAGTGGTCATAGACCTGATGGACGATGGGGCTATTCCGATCTCTACGCTATTGTGTACGCAGTGCGCGAAGGTCTACGAAGTCCGAGATGGTCAGACCGTCGAGGGCGAGTGCCTGGAGATGTGGAAAGACCTCACGATCCAGTGCCCGGAATGCCTTGCGGAAGCGCAACTGGTACTGGCAGCAGAGCAAGCAGTGCGCGATAGCGACTCAGCCCGTGACCAATGATCAAGGACCAATGACCAACACCTAGCCGTGGACCTCTTCTTTGACTACACGCTGCGGACGGTCGCGCTGGGGGCGGCGACGCTGGGGCTCGTGAGCGGGTCGCTCGGGACGTTTGCCGTGCTGCGTGGGCA of the Bacteroidota bacterium genome contains:
- a CDS encoding GIY-YIG nuclease family protein; this encodes MLYCGVTNDLARRLPEHRSGAVEGFTKRYRVHDLLWFETFGEVHNAITREKQLKNWRRAWKWNLIRESNPGLRDLSQDPGWHLLT